One stretch of Chaetodon auriga isolate fChaAug3 chromosome 18, fChaAug3.hap1, whole genome shotgun sequence DNA includes these proteins:
- the lbr gene encoding delta(14)-sterol reductase LBR, translating into MRMPSVKYQRGEMVMGRWPGSSLYYEVKVLGYDTKSQLYTVIYKDGTELELKEQDIKNAAGFQTRSRSRSRSRSPGRRRSRSRSPARTTRRSSSRTAAAVAAAAITESAPSSRRDIKLKDTVEVRLSPLQQTKAAENNSNNKHEKKEEKQKEENNTANRVNESDSKVETEPEKNQGRYNLRRRKDDGDAKPAEGRPGQLEGKDAKLAAAPAASLSTPLDFGGKMGAYFWLLFLPAWVLFLILQVNLADPSLLNFPPPLPPLEAFWDAQALGFVILWVLFQAVLYILPVGKLSEGMPLRSGERLKYRTNGFFAIMVSSVAVAAAVHWGVDLTYIHSHFLQLAMASLLISVLLSVYLYVRSHYAAPGQLALGGNSGNVVYDFFKGRELNPRIKNFDLKFFCEMRPGLIGWCLINFAMALAEMKQQGLDAPSYSMILVNLFQLLYVVDGLWNEEAILTTMDLMHDGFGFMLAFGDLVWVPFTYTLQAYYLVSHPNPLSLPALAAIVTLKLIGFYIFRKSNSEKNAFRRNPLDPRLSYLKTIPTATGKSLLVSGWWGVVRHPNYLGDLIMALAWSLPCGFNHLLPWYYMIYFIILLVHRDSRDMSECRRKYGSAWDEYCRTVRYRIIPRVY; encoded by the exons ATGAGGATGCCTTCTGTGAAGTATCAGAGAGGGGAGATGGTGATGGGCCGCTGGCCTGGCAGCAGCCTGTATTATGAGGTCAAGGTGCTGGGCTATGACACCAAAAGTCAGCTGTACACAGTCATCTACAAGGATGGTACTGAGCTGGAGCTCAAGGAGCAAGACATCAAG AATGCTGCTGGCTTTCAGACTCGTTCCCGCTCCCGCTCTCGTTCTCGATCACCAGGCCGCCGTCGTAGCCGGTCACGCTCCCCAGCAAGGACCACACGACGCTCGTCCTCTCGCACAGCGGCGGCTGTCGCTGCTGCAGCTATAACAGAGAGTGCACCATCCTCCCGCAGGGATATAAAGCTGAAGGATACAGTAGAAGTCAGGCTCAGTCCCCTG CAACAGACAAAGGCAGCTGAGAACAATAGCAACAATAAgcatgaaaagaaagaggagaaacaaaaagaggagaataACACTGCTAACAGAGTAAATGAG TCTGATTCTAAGGTCGAAACAGAACCTGAGAAGAACCAAGGCCGTTACAACCTGCGCCGTAGGAAGGATGATGGGGATGCCAAACCAGCTGAGGGCAGACCAGGGCAGCTGGAGGGGAAGGATGCCAAGCTGGCTGCCGCGCCTGCTGCCTCCCTGTCCACCCCACTTGACTTTGGTGGGAAGATGG gAGCATACTTCTGGCTGCTCTTCCTTCCAGCCTGGGTTCTCTTCCTTATACTTCAGGTCAACTTGGCGGACCCCAGTCTGCTCaacttccctcctcctctgccccctcTTGAAGCCTTCTGGGATGCCCAGGCTCTTGGCTTTGTCATCCTCTGGGTCTTATTCCAGGCCGTGCTCTACATCCTGCCTGTTGGAAAA CTGAGCGAGGGCATGCCACTGAGGTCTGGGGAGAGGCTGAAGTACAGAACCAATG GTTTCTTTGCCATCATGGTGAGCTCTGTAGCAGTAGCTGCAGCGGTACACTGGGGCGTTGACCTCACTTACATTCACAGCCACTTCCTGCAGCTGGCTATGgcctccctcctcatctccgTCCTGCTCAGCGTGTACCTGTATGTCCGCTCTCACTACGCTGCCCCAGGGCAGCTGGCACTAGGTGGAAACTCTG GGAATGTGGTTTATGACTTTTTCAAAGGACGTGAGCTCAATCCCCGCATCAAAAACTTTGATCTGAAGTTCTTCTGTGAGATGCGCCCTGGTCTGATTGGCTGG tgtttgatcAACTTTGCGATGGCGTTGGCTGAGATGAAGCAGCAGGGTCTGGATGCTCCATCTTACTCCATGATCCTTGTGAACCTCTTCCAGCTCCTCTACGTGGTGGATGGCCTCTGGAATGAG GAGGCCATTCTGACCACCATGGACTTGATGCACGATGGTTTTGGTTTCATGTTGGCGTTTGGTGATCTGGTGTGGGTTCCCTTCACTTACACTCTGCAGGCCTACTATCTGGTCAGCCACCCCAACCCCCTGAGCCTCCCTGCCCTCGCAGCCATCGTCACACTCAAAC tcattGGCTTCTACATCTTTCGGAAATCCAACTCTGAGAAGAATGCCTTCAGGAGAAACCCATTAGACCCCAGACTGTCTT aTTTGAAGACGATCCCCACAGCTACAGGGAAAAGTCTGCTGGTGTCTGGTTGGTGGGGTGTGGTCCGTCACCCTAACTACCTGGGAGACCTTATAATGGCCCTGGCTTGGTCCCTACCATGTG GCTTTAACCACCTCCTGCCGTGGTACTACATGATCTACTTCATCATCCTGCTCGTACACCGAGATTCCCGCGACATGAGCGAGTGCAGGAGGAAGTATGGCTCGGCGTGGGATGAATACTGCCGAACTGTTCGCTACCGAATCATTCCCCGTGTCTACTGA